One Cervus canadensis isolate Bull #8, Minnesota chromosome 1, ASM1932006v1, whole genome shotgun sequence genomic window carries:
- the PISD gene encoding phosphatidylserine decarboxylase proenzyme, mitochondrial isoform X2, producing the protein MAVSMGQGCLRWLPGVAWRSRRPHCEDVALSHFLQSLRKPPLRSFSTNARKVHTAPARTLSLLRPLPILVATGGGYAGYRQYEKYRQRELEKLGLDVPPKLAGHWEVALYKSVPTRLLSRAWGRLNQVELPQWLRRPVYSLYIWTFGVNMKEAAVEDLHHYRNLSEFFRRKLKPQARPVCGLHSVISPSDGKILNFGQVKNCEVEQVKGVTYSLESFLGPRTPAEDLPFPPAAPHSSFRSQLVTREGNELYHCVIYLAPGDYHCFHSPTDWTVSHRRHFPGSLMSVNPGMARWIKELFCHNERVVLTGDWKHGFFSLTAVGATNVGSIRIYFDRDLHTNSPRYSKGSYNDFSFVTHANKEGIPMRKGEHLGEFNLGSTIVLIFEAPKDFNFKLQAGQKIRFGEALGSL; encoded by the exons ATGGCGGTGTCCATGGGGCAGGGGTGCCTGAGGTGGCTGCCCGGGGTCGCGTGGCGGAGCAG GCGTCCTCACTGTGAAGATGTTGCCTTGAGCCACTTCCTTCAGTCCTTGAGGAAGCCGCCTCTCAGAAGCTTTTCCACAA ATGCCAGGAAAGTCCACACTGCCCCTGCCCGCACCTTGTCCCTGCTGCGCCCCCTGCCCATCCTGGTCGCCACAGGTGGCGGGTATGCCGGCTACCGGCAGTACGAGAAGTACCGGCAGCGAGAGCTGGAGAAGCTGGGCTTGGACGTCCCACCCAAGCTTGCTGGCCACTGGGAG GTGGCCTTGTACAAGTCGGTGCCAACACGCTTGCTGTCGCGGGCCTGGGGCCGCCTCAACCAAGTGGAGCTGCCGCAGTGGCTGCGCAGGCCGGTCTACAGCCTGTACATCTGGACCTTCGGGGTGAACATGAAGGAGGCCGCGGTGGAGGACCTGCACCACTACCGCAACCTCAGCGAGTTCTTCCGGCGCAAGCTGAAGCCACAGGCCCGGCCCGTGTGCGGCCTGCACAGCGTG ATCAGCCCCTCAGACGGGAAGATCCTCAACTTCGGACAGGTGAAGAACTGTGAGGTGGAGCAGGTGAAGGGGGTCACCTACTCGCTGGAGTCGTTCTTGGGCCCCCGCACGCCCGCAGAGGACCTGCCCTTCCCCCCAG CCGCGCCCCACAGCTCCTTCAGGAGCCAGCTGGTCACGCGCGAAGGGAACGAGCTCTACCACTGCGTCATCTACCTGGCCCCCGGGGACTACCACTGCTTCCACTCCCCCACGGACTGGACCGTCTCCCACAGGCGCCACTTCCCAG GCTCCCTGATGTCCGTGAACCCTGGCATGGCCCGCTGGATCAAAGAGCTCTTCTGCCACAACGAGCGCGTGGTCCTGACCGGGGACTGGAAGCACGGCTTCTTCTCGCTGACGGCCGTGGGGGCCACCAACGTGGGCTCCATCCGCATCTACTTCGACCGG GACCTGCACACAAACAGCCCCCGGTACAGCAAGGGCTCCTACAACGACTTCAGCTTCGTGACGCACGCCAACAAGGAGGGCATCCCCATGCGCAAGGGCGAGCACCTGGGCGAGTTTAACCTGGGCTCCACCATCGTGCTCATCTTCGAGGCCCCCAAGGACTTCAACTTCAAGCTGCAAGCAGGACAGAAAATCCGATTCGGGGAGGCTCTGGGCTCCCTCTGA
- the PISD gene encoding phosphatidylserine decarboxylase proenzyme, mitochondrial isoform X1 translates to MPGKSTLPLPAPCPCCAPCPSWSPQVAGMPATGSTRSTGSESWRSWAWTSHPSLLATGRLHFPQLALRRRLGQLSCMSKPALKLRSWPLTVLYYLLPLGALRPLSRVGWRPVSRVALYKSVPTRLLSRAWGRLNQVELPQWLRRPVYSLYIWTFGVNMKEAAVEDLHHYRNLSEFFRRKLKPQARPVCGLHSVISPSDGKILNFGQVKNCEVEQVKGVTYSLESFLGPRTPAEDLPFPPAAPHSSFRSQLVTREGNELYHCVIYLAPGDYHCFHSPTDWTVSHRRHFPGSLMSVNPGMARWIKELFCHNERVVLTGDWKHGFFSLTAVGATNVGSIRIYFDRDLHTNSPRYSKGSYNDFSFVTHANKEGIPMRKGEHLGEFNLGSTIVLIFEAPKDFNFKLQAGQKIRFGEALGSL, encoded by the exons ATGCCAGGAAAGTCCACACTGCCCCTGCCCGCACCTTGTCCCTGCTGCGCCCCCTGCCCATCCTGGTCGCCACAGGTGGCGGGTATGCCGGCTACCGGCAGTACGAGAAGTACCGGCAGCGAGAGCTGGAGAAGCTGGGCTTGGACGTCCCACCCAAGCTTGCTGGCCACTGGGAG GTTGCACTTCCCTCAGCTGGCCCTGAGGCGGAGGCTGGGACAGCTGAGCTGCATGTCCAAACCTGCCCTGAAACTGCGCTCCTGGCCCCTGACGGTCCTCTACTACCTCCTGCCCCTTGGCGCCCTCAGGCCCCTCAGCCGGGTGGGATGGAGGCCTGTGAGCAGG GTGGCCTTGTACAAGTCGGTGCCAACACGCTTGCTGTCGCGGGCCTGGGGCCGCCTCAACCAAGTGGAGCTGCCGCAGTGGCTGCGCAGGCCGGTCTACAGCCTGTACATCTGGACCTTCGGGGTGAACATGAAGGAGGCCGCGGTGGAGGACCTGCACCACTACCGCAACCTCAGCGAGTTCTTCCGGCGCAAGCTGAAGCCACAGGCCCGGCCCGTGTGCGGCCTGCACAGCGTG ATCAGCCCCTCAGACGGGAAGATCCTCAACTTCGGACAGGTGAAGAACTGTGAGGTGGAGCAGGTGAAGGGGGTCACCTACTCGCTGGAGTCGTTCTTGGGCCCCCGCACGCCCGCAGAGGACCTGCCCTTCCCCCCAG CCGCGCCCCACAGCTCCTTCAGGAGCCAGCTGGTCACGCGCGAAGGGAACGAGCTCTACCACTGCGTCATCTACCTGGCCCCCGGGGACTACCACTGCTTCCACTCCCCCACGGACTGGACCGTCTCCCACAGGCGCCACTTCCCAG GCTCCCTGATGTCCGTGAACCCTGGCATGGCCCGCTGGATCAAAGAGCTCTTCTGCCACAACGAGCGCGTGGTCCTGACCGGGGACTGGAAGCACGGCTTCTTCTCGCTGACGGCCGTGGGGGCCACCAACGTGGGCTCCATCCGCATCTACTTCGACCGG GACCTGCACACAAACAGCCCCCGGTACAGCAAGGGCTCCTACAACGACTTCAGCTTCGTGACGCACGCCAACAAGGAGGGCATCCCCATGCGCAAGGGCGAGCACCTGGGCGAGTTTAACCTGGGCTCCACCATCGTGCTCATCTTCGAGGCCCCCAAGGACTTCAACTTCAAGCTGCAAGCAGGACAGAAAATCCGATTCGGGGAGGCTCTGGGCTCCCTCTGA
- the PISD gene encoding phosphatidylserine decarboxylase proenzyme, mitochondrial isoform X4: MCQSESRRGPELRTAKWLHFPQLALRRRLGQLSCMSKPALKLRSWPLTVLYYLLPLGALRPLSRVGWRPVSRVALYKSVPTRLLSRAWGRLNQVELPQWLRRPVYSLYIWTFGVNMKEAAVEDLHHYRNLSEFFRRKLKPQARPVCGLHSVISPSDGKILNFGQVKNCEVEQVKGVTYSLESFLGPRTPAEDLPFPPAAPHSSFRSQLVTREGNELYHCVIYLAPGDYHCFHSPTDWTVSHRRHFPGSLMSVNPGMARWIKELFCHNERVVLTGDWKHGFFSLTAVGATNVGSIRIYFDRDLHTNSPRYSKGSYNDFSFVTHANKEGIPMRKGEHLGEFNLGSTIVLIFEAPKDFNFKLQAGQKIRFGEALGSL, encoded by the exons ATGTGTCAGTCAGAGTCGCGGCGAGGACCCGAGCTCCGCACGGCGAAATG GTTGCACTTCCCTCAGCTGGCCCTGAGGCGGAGGCTGGGACAGCTGAGCTGCATGTCCAAACCTGCCCTGAAACTGCGCTCCTGGCCCCTGACGGTCCTCTACTACCTCCTGCCCCTTGGCGCCCTCAGGCCCCTCAGCCGGGTGGGATGGAGGCCTGTGAGCAGG GTGGCCTTGTACAAGTCGGTGCCAACACGCTTGCTGTCGCGGGCCTGGGGCCGCCTCAACCAAGTGGAGCTGCCGCAGTGGCTGCGCAGGCCGGTCTACAGCCTGTACATCTGGACCTTCGGGGTGAACATGAAGGAGGCCGCGGTGGAGGACCTGCACCACTACCGCAACCTCAGCGAGTTCTTCCGGCGCAAGCTGAAGCCACAGGCCCGGCCCGTGTGCGGCCTGCACAGCGTG ATCAGCCCCTCAGACGGGAAGATCCTCAACTTCGGACAGGTGAAGAACTGTGAGGTGGAGCAGGTGAAGGGGGTCACCTACTCGCTGGAGTCGTTCTTGGGCCCCCGCACGCCCGCAGAGGACCTGCCCTTCCCCCCAG CCGCGCCCCACAGCTCCTTCAGGAGCCAGCTGGTCACGCGCGAAGGGAACGAGCTCTACCACTGCGTCATCTACCTGGCCCCCGGGGACTACCACTGCTTCCACTCCCCCACGGACTGGACCGTCTCCCACAGGCGCCACTTCCCAG GCTCCCTGATGTCCGTGAACCCTGGCATGGCCCGCTGGATCAAAGAGCTCTTCTGCCACAACGAGCGCGTGGTCCTGACCGGGGACTGGAAGCACGGCTTCTTCTCGCTGACGGCCGTGGGGGCCACCAACGTGGGCTCCATCCGCATCTACTTCGACCGG GACCTGCACACAAACAGCCCCCGGTACAGCAAGGGCTCCTACAACGACTTCAGCTTCGTGACGCACGCCAACAAGGAGGGCATCCCCATGCGCAAGGGCGAGCACCTGGGCGAGTTTAACCTGGGCTCCACCATCGTGCTCATCTTCGAGGCCCCCAAGGACTTCAACTTCAAGCTGCAAGCAGGACAGAAAATCCGATTCGGGGAGGCTCTGGGCTCCCTCTGA
- the PISD gene encoding phosphatidylserine decarboxylase proenzyme, mitochondrial isoform X3, with protein sequence MVAEDLVSSAEAAPSGPPTELQGPAFGLHFPQLALRRRLGQLSCMSKPALKLRSWPLTVLYYLLPLGALRPLSRVGWRPVSRVALYKSVPTRLLSRAWGRLNQVELPQWLRRPVYSLYIWTFGVNMKEAAVEDLHHYRNLSEFFRRKLKPQARPVCGLHSVISPSDGKILNFGQVKNCEVEQVKGVTYSLESFLGPRTPAEDLPFPPAAPHSSFRSQLVTREGNELYHCVIYLAPGDYHCFHSPTDWTVSHRRHFPGSLMSVNPGMARWIKELFCHNERVVLTGDWKHGFFSLTAVGATNVGSIRIYFDRDLHTNSPRYSKGSYNDFSFVTHANKEGIPMRKGEHLGEFNLGSTIVLIFEAPKDFNFKLQAGQKIRFGEALGSL encoded by the exons ATGGTCGCAGAGGATCTGGTGAGCAGTGCAGAGGCAGCACCTTCAGGGCCCCCCACTGAGCTGCAGGGCCCGGCCTTTGG GTTGCACTTCCCTCAGCTGGCCCTGAGGCGGAGGCTGGGACAGCTGAGCTGCATGTCCAAACCTGCCCTGAAACTGCGCTCCTGGCCCCTGACGGTCCTCTACTACCTCCTGCCCCTTGGCGCCCTCAGGCCCCTCAGCCGGGTGGGATGGAGGCCTGTGAGCAGG GTGGCCTTGTACAAGTCGGTGCCAACACGCTTGCTGTCGCGGGCCTGGGGCCGCCTCAACCAAGTGGAGCTGCCGCAGTGGCTGCGCAGGCCGGTCTACAGCCTGTACATCTGGACCTTCGGGGTGAACATGAAGGAGGCCGCGGTGGAGGACCTGCACCACTACCGCAACCTCAGCGAGTTCTTCCGGCGCAAGCTGAAGCCACAGGCCCGGCCCGTGTGCGGCCTGCACAGCGTG ATCAGCCCCTCAGACGGGAAGATCCTCAACTTCGGACAGGTGAAGAACTGTGAGGTGGAGCAGGTGAAGGGGGTCACCTACTCGCTGGAGTCGTTCTTGGGCCCCCGCACGCCCGCAGAGGACCTGCCCTTCCCCCCAG CCGCGCCCCACAGCTCCTTCAGGAGCCAGCTGGTCACGCGCGAAGGGAACGAGCTCTACCACTGCGTCATCTACCTGGCCCCCGGGGACTACCACTGCTTCCACTCCCCCACGGACTGGACCGTCTCCCACAGGCGCCACTTCCCAG GCTCCCTGATGTCCGTGAACCCTGGCATGGCCCGCTGGATCAAAGAGCTCTTCTGCCACAACGAGCGCGTGGTCCTGACCGGGGACTGGAAGCACGGCTTCTTCTCGCTGACGGCCGTGGGGGCCACCAACGTGGGCTCCATCCGCATCTACTTCGACCGG GACCTGCACACAAACAGCCCCCGGTACAGCAAGGGCTCCTACAACGACTTCAGCTTCGTGACGCACGCCAACAAGGAGGGCATCCCCATGCGCAAGGGCGAGCACCTGGGCGAGTTTAACCTGGGCTCCACCATCGTGCTCATCTTCGAGGCCCCCAAGGACTTCAACTTCAAGCTGCAAGCAGGACAGAAAATCCGATTCGGGGAGGCTCTGGGCTCCCTCTGA